The sequence GAAATTTTTTTGATTAAGTGAATAGTTTTAGACTTAAGAAGGAAGAACCTCAGTTGTCGTTCAAACCTTTGCAAAGGTAGTATTCTGTATCACGTTTCAACAATCACAATTCTATCAACTGTATTCTTTATTCTATCAAATGCAAAATTTTATAATGTTACTGCACAGGGTGTTTTATATTATGTTTGGCTTTCTGGATTTATTACATACTTTTTTCGGTACACTCGCACAAAGATAATAAAGTAGGAAATCAGCAAAGGCCCCATCACCAAACCCATAATACCCAGAATTGGCACGCCCAAAATAACGCCCACCAACGTAATGAGCGGATGAATATCACCCATCTTGCTGGCAATGAACATTCGTAGTACATTATCAATGTTCAGCACCACGATAGCCCCGTAAAGTAATATCCCGATGCCGCCAAAGTTGTCGCCTTGCGCCAAGGCAATCAGGCCAGCAGGCACCCAAATAAGCGGCGTGCCCAAGACAGGAATAAAAGACATAAAAAAGCCCACCATTCCCCAAAACAATGCGTCGGAAAACCCAAAAACCCAAAAACCTAATGCAAGCATCGTGGCCTGAATCAACGAAATAAGCCCTTGCCCAATGATGTTGGAATGAATGTTATTTTCTAAATCTAAACCCAATTGTTCGAGCGTGTCAGGCTCAAAAGGCAAGTAAACGTACAAGCCTTTGCGGAATCTTTCTTGTTCCACAAACATATAGTACAGCACAAAATACATGAGTCCCAAGCCCACCAGCATATCCGTAGCTTCCGCCAAAAACGACGGAAACAAGCCTCCCGCCCACTTGCCGACGTTCTCGGCAACATTGTTCATCATGGCCTTATCGCGGAGCTTAATACCCGACATGGCCTCAATTTTTTCAACAAAAAGCAAAATATCTTGTATGTGTGATGTATAG is a genomic window of Flexibacter flexilis DSM 6793 containing:
- a CDS encoding AI-2E family transporter, whose product is MNSIYTSSQRRNILVILVVLLGLFIVLNMRTYISYLVASTVLYVIFRKPYNKLLRRGWHKQLVVFSIIILSFLIIVLPFLLLSIMLTDKIIYYTSHIQDILLFVEKIEAMSGIKLRDKAMMNNVAENVGKWAGGLFPSFLAEATDMLVGLGLMYFVLYYMFVEQERFRKGLYVYLPFEPDTLEQLGLDLENNIHSNIIGQGLISLIQATMLALGFWVFGFSDALFWGMVGFFMSFIPVLGTPLIWVPAGLIALAQGDNFGGIGILLYGAIVVLNIDNVLRMFIASKMGDIHPLITLVGVILGVPILGIMGLVMGPLLISYFIIFVRVYRKKYVINPESQT